A single genomic interval of Streptomyces sp. BA2 harbors:
- a CDS encoding helix-turn-helix domain-containing protein — MSDDAELTDVLTAVGPRLRALRKARGATLARLSEETGISLSTLSRLEAGQREPTLKLLLPLAKAYGVPLDELVGAPRTGDPRIHPRPFMRHGNTWVPLTRYLGGMHAYKQVMPVARNTTRQTTRPEQGMHEGYEWLYVLSGRLLLALGDHDLVLTAGEAAEFDTRTPHGFANAGDIPVEFLALYGAQGERMHVRVRPGSGEGDDGG; from the coding sequence ATGAGCGACGACGCCGAACTCACGGATGTACTGACCGCCGTCGGGCCGCGGCTACGGGCGCTCCGGAAGGCACGGGGCGCCACCCTGGCCCGGCTGAGCGAGGAGACGGGGATCTCCCTGAGCACGCTCTCGCGTCTGGAGGCCGGACAGCGCGAGCCGACCCTGAAGCTCCTGCTGCCCCTGGCCAAGGCGTACGGCGTACCGCTCGACGAACTGGTCGGCGCGCCCCGGACCGGCGACCCGCGCATCCACCCGCGGCCGTTCATGCGCCACGGCAACACCTGGGTGCCTCTGACCCGCTACCTCGGCGGAATGCACGCCTACAAGCAGGTCATGCCGGTCGCCAGGAACACCACCCGGCAGACCACGCGCCCCGAGCAGGGCATGCACGAGGGCTACGAATGGCTCTACGTACTCTCCGGACGCCTGCTGCTCGCCCTGGGCGACCACGACCTGGTCCTCACCGCGGGCGAAGCCGCCGAGTTCGACACCCGCACCCCTCACGGCTTCGCCAACGCCGGTGACATCCCCGTCGAATTCCTCGCCCTGTACGGGGCCCAGGGCGAGCGCATGCACGTGCGCGTCAGGCCGGGCAGCGGCGAGGGAGACGACGGGGGATAG